The following proteins are encoded in a genomic region of Sparus aurata chromosome 23, fSpaAur1.1, whole genome shotgun sequence:
- the LOC115575062 gene encoding paralemmin-2-like isoform X2, whose translation MTTERSLQRHDLVLSSYTRLKTLPPPSCVNLRCCELSTLPSASCERPSMDEAEKYQQRLQAIVRQNLREQWLSETAPAPVPASLEISKPGPPLQDKAEQHTATEQTKSQKTPEDEEAADARKEEQASQEENKDSVNRSTAARTDKHYRAGADEDAQVNKQTEDHFSIQMAQRMFHESRQDGRSVLGTVAVQVERDPRTGATVVRSVAPVASPAGAPMAAAVFDDGRKSIHTVGGVGVQPSTEELGQILNVIDGVGMKVLLDEVTVTPHKAEAKIENVEVSGAPEGEVLSFSTRHAVSAEDNTLSDSSRCYALEAELGMEDCAASMGRKEEKKEDGSIMAVRNIAGAVDHVDDQSLEDGPVTLVFLGYTDSTTDQGQGQEELEGMLTAERVIITEEGEEHVIGPETSATPQPGEESQHQAFQDIPLEGNGAAGVKVQAEEGDKGLHNSSLPSIAEGGGTSKRKTCQCCSVM comes from the exons gCCCAGCATGGACGAGGCAGAGAAGTACCAACAAAGGCTGCAAGCCATAGTG AGGCAGAACTTGAGGGAGCAGTGGCTCAGTGAAACAGCTCCAGCTCCTGTCCCTGCATCACTTGAGATCTCTAAGCCTGGTCCACCACTTCAGGACAAAGCAGAGCAGCACACAGCAAC ggaACAAACCAAAAGTCAGAAGACGCCCGAGGACGAGGAGGCAGCTGATGCCAGAAAAGAGGAACAAGCCtcacaagaagaaaacaaagactcTGTCAACCGTTCAACCGCTgccagaacagacaaacactATCGG GCTGGCGCTGACGAGGACGCACAAG tgaataaACAGACTGAGGATCACTTCTCCATACAAATGGCACAAAGGATGTTTCATGAAAGCAGGCAAGATGGGCGATCAG TCCTGGGAACAGTGGCAGTGCAAGTTGAGAGAGACCCCAGGACGGGTGCCACCGTCGTCAGGTCAGTGGCCCCCGTGGCCTCACCGGCCGGCGCTCCAATGGCTGCCGCCGTCTTCGACGATGGCAGGAAAAGCATCCACACCGTCGGTGGGGTCGGAGTTCAACCCTCGACCGAAGAGCTCGGGCAGATCTTGAACGTCATCGATGGGGTCGGGATGAAAGTGCTGCTGGATGAGGTCACAGTGACGCCACACAAGGCGGAGGCAAAGATAGAGAACGTGGAAGTCAGCGGAGCCCCGGAGGGAGAAGTCCTGTCTTTTTCTACCCGTCATGCCGTGTCAGCGGAGGATAATACGCTTTCAGACAGCTCTAGATGCTATGCCTTGGAAGCTGAGCTGGGGATGGAGGACTGTGCTGCAAGCatggggaggaaggaggagaaaaaagaggacGGAAGCATCATGGCAGTTAGAAACATTGCAGGAGCAGTAGATCACGTGGATGATCAAAGCTTGGAGGATGGCCCGGTTACTCTTGTTTTCCTGGGATACACTGATTCTACAACCGACCAGGGTCAAGGCCAAGAGGAGCTCGAGGGCATGCTCACTGCGGAACGAGTGATTATCACCGAGGAGGGAGAAGAACACGTAATTGGCCCTGAAACGTCTGCTACACCTCAGCCAGGGGAAGAGTCCCAGCACCAAGCGTTTCAGGACATTCCCCTGGAAGGAAACGGGGCCGCGGGAGTTAAAGTGCAGGCAGAGGAGGGCGATAAGGGGCTGCATAATTCATCTTTACCCAGTATAGCAGAGGGAGGAGGCACTTCCAAGCGCAAGACTTGTCAGTGCTGCTCTGTCATGTAA
- the LOC115575062 gene encoding paralemmin-2-like isoform X1, which yields MTTERSLQRHDLVLSSYTRLKTLPPPSCVNLRCCELSTLPSASCERPSMDEAEKYQQRLQAIVERRQQQEEEKKLRRETEEERFKTAQKKRQNLREQWLSETAPAPVPASLEISKPGPPLQDKAEQHTATEQTKSQKTPEDEEAADARKEEQASQEENKDSVNRSTAARTDKHYRAGADEDAQVNKQTEDHFSIQMAQRMFHESRQDGRSVLGTVAVQVERDPRTGATVVRSVAPVASPAGAPMAAAVFDDGRKSIHTVGGVGVQPSTEELGQILNVIDGVGMKVLLDEVTVTPHKAEAKIENVEVSGAPEGEVLSFSTRHAVSAEDNTLSDSSRCYALEAELGMEDCAASMGRKEEKKEDGSIMAVRNIAGAVDHVDDQSLEDGPVTLVFLGYTDSTTDQGQGQEELEGMLTAERVIITEEGEEHVIGPETSATPQPGEESQHQAFQDIPLEGNGAAGVKVQAEEGDKGLHNSSLPSIAEGGGTSKRKTCQCCSVM from the exons gCCCAGCATGGACGAGGCAGAGAAGTACCAACAAAGGCTGCAAGCCATAGTG GAGAGACgtcagcagcaggaagaagagaagaagctgaggagggagacggaggaggagcgGTTTAAGACGGCCCAGAAAAAG AGGCAGAACTTGAGGGAGCAGTGGCTCAGTGAAACAGCTCCAGCTCCTGTCCCTGCATCACTTGAGATCTCTAAGCCTGGTCCACCACTTCAGGACAAAGCAGAGCAGCACACAGCAAC ggaACAAACCAAAAGTCAGAAGACGCCCGAGGACGAGGAGGCAGCTGATGCCAGAAAAGAGGAACAAGCCtcacaagaagaaaacaaagactcTGTCAACCGTTCAACCGCTgccagaacagacaaacactATCGG GCTGGCGCTGACGAGGACGCACAAG tgaataaACAGACTGAGGATCACTTCTCCATACAAATGGCACAAAGGATGTTTCATGAAAGCAGGCAAGATGGGCGATCAG TCCTGGGAACAGTGGCAGTGCAAGTTGAGAGAGACCCCAGGACGGGTGCCACCGTCGTCAGGTCAGTGGCCCCCGTGGCCTCACCGGCCGGCGCTCCAATGGCTGCCGCCGTCTTCGACGATGGCAGGAAAAGCATCCACACCGTCGGTGGGGTCGGAGTTCAACCCTCGACCGAAGAGCTCGGGCAGATCTTGAACGTCATCGATGGGGTCGGGATGAAAGTGCTGCTGGATGAGGTCACAGTGACGCCACACAAGGCGGAGGCAAAGATAGAGAACGTGGAAGTCAGCGGAGCCCCGGAGGGAGAAGTCCTGTCTTTTTCTACCCGTCATGCCGTGTCAGCGGAGGATAATACGCTTTCAGACAGCTCTAGATGCTATGCCTTGGAAGCTGAGCTGGGGATGGAGGACTGTGCTGCAAGCatggggaggaaggaggagaaaaaagaggacGGAAGCATCATGGCAGTTAGAAACATTGCAGGAGCAGTAGATCACGTGGATGATCAAAGCTTGGAGGATGGCCCGGTTACTCTTGTTTTCCTGGGATACACTGATTCTACAACCGACCAGGGTCAAGGCCAAGAGGAGCTCGAGGGCATGCTCACTGCGGAACGAGTGATTATCACCGAGGAGGGAGAAGAACACGTAATTGGCCCTGAAACGTCTGCTACACCTCAGCCAGGGGAAGAGTCCCAGCACCAAGCGTTTCAGGACATTCCCCTGGAAGGAAACGGGGCCGCGGGAGTTAAAGTGCAGGCAGAGGAGGGCGATAAGGGGCTGCATAATTCATCTTTACCCAGTATAGCAGAGGGAGGAGGCACTTCCAAGCGCAAGACTTGTCAGTGCTGCTCTGTCATGTAA